From Strigops habroptila isolate Jane chromosome 10, bStrHab1.2.pri, whole genome shotgun sequence, one genomic window encodes:
- the LYPLAL1 gene encoding lysophospholipase-like protein 1 isoform X2, with the protein MAPPASSYRVLRPYTPMKGASSTVWFDRYKISNDCPEHIESIDSMCQRLTDLINDEIKSGIAKNRILVGGFSMGGGMAMHLAYRFHQDLAGVFALSSFLNKDSAVYQALKRNESVLPELFQCHGTADELVLCSWGEETNKMLKSLGVSTSLHTFPDLNHELSRTEIEKLKTWIVKKLPVEAANTNE; encoded by the exons ATGGCCCCTCCAGCAAGCAGTTACAGGGTTCTAAG GCCATATACACCTATGAAAGGAGCCTCCTCCACTGTCTGGTTTGACAGGTACAAGATCTCCAATGACTGTCCAGAACACATTGAAAGTATTGATTCTATGTGCCAGAGACTTACAGACTTGATCAACGATGAGATTAAAAGCGGCATTGCAAAGAATAGGATACTAGTAG GAGGCTTTTCCATGGGAGGTGGAATGGCAATGCATTTAGCATATAGGTTTCATCAAGATCTGGCAGGAGTCTTTGCTTTGTCTAGTTTCCTCAATAAAGACTCTGCTGTTTACCAG gctttgaaaagaaatgagagtGTTCTTCCAGAGTTATTTCAGTGTCATGGAACTGCAGATGAACTTGTTCTCTGCTCATGGGGTGAAGAGACCAACAAGATGTTAAAGTCACTGGGAGTATCAACGTCACTTCATACTTTTCCAGACCTTAATCATGAGTTAAGCAGAACTGAAATCGAAAAGCTAAAAACCTGGATTGTAAAGAAATTACCTGTTGAAGCAGCAAAcacaaatgaataa
- the LYPLAL1 gene encoding lysophospholipase-like protein 1 isoform X1 — MAAPVTLQRSVVSPVGRHTASLIFLHGSGHTGVGARAWIKQILNQDMVFQHIKVIYPTAPARPYTPMKGASSTVWFDRYKISNDCPEHIESIDSMCQRLTDLINDEIKSGIAKNRILVGGFSMGGGMAMHLAYRFHQDLAGVFALSSFLNKDSAVYQALKRNESVLPELFQCHGTADELVLCSWGEETNKMLKSLGVSTSLHTFPDLNHELSRTEIEKLKTWIVKKLPVEAANTNE, encoded by the exons ATGGCGGCGCCCGTAACGCTGCAGAGGAGCGTGGTGTCCCCCGTGGGCAGGCACACCGCCTCCCTCATCTTCCTGCACGGCTCAG GTCATACTGGCGTGGGAGCAAGAGCATGGATAAAACAAATTTTGAATCAAGACATGGTTTTCCAACATATAAAAGTAATTTACCCAACAGCTCCTGCCAG GCCATATACACCTATGAAAGGAGCCTCCTCCACTGTCTGGTTTGACAGGTACAAGATCTCCAATGACTGTCCAGAACACATTGAAAGTATTGATTCTATGTGCCAGAGACTTACAGACTTGATCAACGATGAGATTAAAAGCGGCATTGCAAAGAATAGGATACTAGTAG GAGGCTTTTCCATGGGAGGTGGAATGGCAATGCATTTAGCATATAGGTTTCATCAAGATCTGGCAGGAGTCTTTGCTTTGTCTAGTTTCCTCAATAAAGACTCTGCTGTTTACCAG gctttgaaaagaaatgagagtGTTCTTCCAGAGTTATTTCAGTGTCATGGAACTGCAGATGAACTTGTTCTCTGCTCATGGGGTGAAGAGACCAACAAGATGTTAAAGTCACTGGGAGTATCAACGTCACTTCATACTTTTCCAGACCTTAATCATGAGTTAAGCAGAACTGAAATCGAAAAGCTAAAAACCTGGATTGTAAAGAAATTACCTGTTGAAGCAGCAAAcacaaatgaataa